Below is a genomic region from Aurantimonas sp. HBX-1.
ATCGCGATCCAGGCCGGCGGCGCCAGATACATCAGGATCGCCTGCAGGATCTGGAATCGGCTGATGGCCAACAGCCCCGAGGCGCGCAGGAAGCGCCAGTACTGCATGTTGCCCTGGCACCAGCGCAGGTCGCGCTTGGCGAATTCCGGCAGGGTCGGCGGGCTGGTCTCGTAGCTCTGCGTCTCGACCGGCACGATCCGCACCTCGTAGCCGGCGCGGCGCATCAGCACCGCTTCCAGCTGGTCGTGGCTGAGCACGTGGCCGCCGAGCGGGGCGCGGCCCGGCAGGATCGGCAGCTCGCAATGGTCGCGGAAGGCACGGGTGCGGATGACGGCGTTGTGGCCCCAGTAGGAGCCGCAATCGGCGGTCCACCAGCTGGCGCCCATGGTGAAGGAGCGCATGCCGTGGCGCATGCCGAACTGGAAGATGCGGGCGAAGCCGCTGGTCGCCGGCGTGCCGACGACGAGGCTCTGCAGGATGCCGAAGCGCGGGTTCGCCTCCATCGTCGCGACCAGCCGGGCCATGACGTCGCCGGACATCACGCTGTCGGAGTCGAGCGGCAGATAGAAGTCGAAATCGTCGCCGTGCGCTTCGAGGAAGTCGCGGACATTGCCGGCCTTGTAGCCGACATTGTCGGCACGTCGGCGGTAAACCGGGCGGGCCGGGTCGCTGTCGGCGAAGACGGTAGCGAAGCGCCGGAACTCGGCCTCCTCCGCCCGCGCCACCTGCGGATCGCTGGTGTCGCTGAGGACGAAGAAGCGGAAATGCTCGCGCAGGCCGGTGCGCTCGAGGCTGATGCGCATCGCCTCGATCCGCTCGAAGATCGGACGCGGATCCTCGTTGCGCAGGAAGACCGTCAGCGCTGTCCGGCTGTTCAGGCGCCGGACCCGACCGGCGGGGCCTGCCGAGTAGTATGGGTAGACGCTGCGCGCCGGATCGGCCGGCCCGTGCATCAGGACGAGGCCGATGACGGCATTCCAGAAGCCGAGCACGGTCCACGGCGTTGCCAGCAGGAACCCGGTCAGCATGATCCATTCGGCCGCGTCGATGGCGCCGTCGGCCCGGAGCAGCGTGACGACACCGGCGGCAAGCGCCACCAGCGTCGCGAGATTGAGCGCGAGCACGATCAGCCGGCGCCGGCCGACCGGCAACCCGGCCGGGCGGAGCTCCGGCGGGCGCTCGGCGCGATGGCGCTCTTGCGACTCGGGAAATGACAGTTCGTCGTCTGCCGACGGCACTCGCAACACGGATGCTTCCTTTTCGATGATGGCATTCGCGGACGGCACCCTTGCGGTACCGCCCGGCTTCGACCAGCGCCCGGGACCTCTAGCTAGAAAGCCATCGCTCCGCGGTGAGGCCGACTACGGCAATCTGCGCGGCCGCGGCACTCACTTTTCCGTAAGAGGCCGAACCCGCCCCGGGTTGCGCCCGCCGCCGCGGCAGATTGACCCGCCCGGCGGCCGGAAGGTGATCAGCGCGCGGCCGCCCGATCGCTGCCGAAGGCCGGCCGGTCGGCATCCGGGTACCAGTAGCGCGCCGCCGGCGCGTCGCGCTCGATCAGCACGAAGCTGTCGGCGAAGACGCGGTAGGGATGGCTCCACGCGCCATCCGGCCACTGCACCCGGATTTCGGCACGCTCGGCGGTGCCGAGGCCGAGATGCACGAAGCCGGAATGGCCCGAAGCATGGCCGCCGCCGACCTGGATCGTGCGGTAGAGCGTCCTCGTGCCGATCTTCACCGCCAGCTTGGCGCCGAGGGCGGTCCGGTTCGCGCCCTTCTGGGCCAGCGACACCTCGACGAAGTTGCCGAGCGGCCGGGTGCCGAAACTGGCTGCAGCGCCGCGGTTGCGGAACAGGCTGGCGGGTTGGCCGCGATTGACGACCAGCAGGTCGAGCGCGCCGTCGAGATTGAAGTCGGCGACCAGCGCGCCGCGTCCCTTGGTGGGGAGGGCAAGGCCCGCTTCGCCGCCGCGCTCGGTGAAGTGCCCGTCGAAGCCGCCCATCAGCAGATTGTCCGGATCGTAGGCGGCGAAGTCCGGCATCGCCTCGACGTTGCCCTTGGCGATGAACAGGTCGAGCGCGGTGTCGTTGTTGAAATCGGCGAACTCGGCGTGCCAGCCTGTCGACGGCTTGCCCTGGTCCTCGACATAGGGCCGGTGCGCCGTGGCGCCGCGATCGAACGCCTCGTCGCGATAGGTCGGCGCGTCCTCGAACTCCCGGTCGAGGAATTGAAGCTTGGTGTCGCCCATCGAGCTCAGCGCGTATTCCGGCGTGCCGTCGCCGTCGACGTCGCCTTCGGCGATGCCCATGCCCCAGATCGACAGATGCTGCCAGCCATCGGCCTTGCGATAGGGGCGCGGCGCGCGCTCCGGCTCGAGCCGCCAGAGCTGCTCGGCGCCGCCGCGATAATATTGCCGGTCGTTGGTGATCCGCAGCGCCGGCTCGCCCGAGCGGTTCCAGTCGGTGAACAGCATCGAAAGCGCGCAGTAGCCGGGCGACAGCGCCAGCGGCTCGGAATAGTCGGGACCGCCGTCGGGGCCGGAACGCGGTCGGATCAGCGCGTTGTCGGCGCAGGTGCCCCAGGGCGAGCCCGGCGCGGCGCGGTCGACGTAATTGCCGAAGGCGAGCGTCGGGAAGGACGCGCCCGGCTCGAAGATCGCCGAGAAGGCCGTCGTCCAGGCGCGGCCGCCGTCGAAGCCCCAGGCGAAGTTCGCCTTCTCGAAGCGGCATTCCGGCCCGCCCTTGAGCAGGACGTTCGCGCCGACCCGCAGCAGCACGAGGTCCTCGAACCCGTCCTGGTCGATATCCAGCGGATAGGCGCCGGTGACGTTCGCGAGGTCCTTCGGGTCGACGGGCTGCGGCAGCTTCTCGAAGGCCAGCGCGCCGGCTTCCTGCGAACGGTTGACGTAGAAGCCGCCCTCGCCCGCGCCGCCGGCCAGGAACAGGTCGGGGAAGCGGTCGCCGTTGCAGTCGAACGCCGCCCCGCCGCCCCCGACGAAGAACTCCCACGGCCCGCCATAGACATGCTCGATGCCGGCGGCCTTCGCCTCCTCGTGAAACAGCGGCGTGTCGGCAGCGAAGCCGGGAGCGGTTTCGGCGGCCGCCGGGACAAGGGCGGCAGTCAATGCGAAGAGCGTTGCAAAGGCCAGACGCGGGAGGCGCCACAGGGAGAATCCAATCGGTCCGAAAGGCGGGTTCGACCCACCCCCCTCTGCCCTGCCGGGCATCTCCCCCACAAGGGGGGAGATCGACCTGCCGCCAAGGCCGCGCTTCTTTCTCGTTCGCGGATCCTTGGCACTCTCCGCAACAGGATTTTGGCGGGCCCTCAAAGCCGCTTCGCTTTCTACGGCACCGGGAGCGCCGGGGCGTCTGCAGAAGAGAGCGAGGCGACGAAGCTGCCGATCTCCCCCCTTGTGGGGGAGATGTCCGGCAGGACAGAGGGGGGTGCTACAGCGCAAATCTGAGCCGCGTTTCGCCGAAACCATCCCCGTCACTCCCCCACCGACAGCGTCTTCAGCCAGGCGATCAGTGCCGAGCGGTCGGCTTCCGGCAGGTCGCGATAGCCGAAAGCACTCGTCTCCGCGGCGCCGCCATGGGCGCGGATCACCTCGTCGAGCGTGGTGACGTCGCCGCGGTGACCGTAGGGCGCAGTGTCCGCGAGGCCCCAGAGCTCGGCGGTCATGAACACGTCGCGCTCGACGAAGCGCTGGCCCAGCGTCTCGTTGCCGAGCGCGGCGGTGCGCGTGTCGGCGATGCGATGGCGCTTCAGGTCGCCGAACAGCGGCACCAGCACGTCGCCGTCGGCATTGCGCGGCAGGCGCGCCGCCCATTCGAGCGTCGCGAGGTCGTAGACAGCCGGCTTCTCGACGTCGCCCTCGCGCAGCGTGCCGGCGAGATCGACCGGGCCCGGATCCTGGAAGGCGAGGCTCTTCAGCGGCAGCGCCGGACGGTGGCAGGTCTCGCAGCCGAGATCGGCGAAGACGGCGCGGCCGCGCTCGGCCGCCTGGCGCCAGGCCGGATCGTCGGGCGCGGCCTGGAGCGGCGGCGGCAGCGTCGCCTGGAACGCCACCATCGCCGAGACCTCGCCGGCGCCGATCTCGTCCGGATATCCATCGCGGTCGAAATCCGCGGTGCCGGTCCAGCGCGTGCCCCAGCGCTCGTCCGGCTGGATGCCGTGATGCTGGTTCAGCGCGTTGACGGTGAACTGCCGCAGCGAGGTCATCACGCCCTTCTGCGTGAACGGGCGGATGACCAGATCCGCATCGACCCCGTCGAGTTCGGCGAGATCGACCGAGCCGTCCGGCTGCGCGGTGATGCGGCCGAAGCCGACGCCCTTGGCGACAAGCGCAACACGCACCGGTTCGCCCGTCGCACGGGCGCGCCGCAGCGCATCCGCCCGGCCAGCGCGGAGCTCGACGGTCATCTCCCGCGCCAGCAGCTCGACCAGCCCGGCGCCGAACAGATGGTTGGTGCCGCGCTCGTTGGAGAATTGCGGGTCGAGCGTGTCGAACTCGGCGCTCTCGAAGCCCTCCGAGACGAAGGCATTGGCGACGAAGCCGCCGGCGCCGCCGGTCACCGGCTCGTTATGGCAGGAGGAGCAGGCGTTGGCGTCGGGGCCGGCGAGGCGCTGGAAGGCGTGTTCGGCCGGCCGACGCGTCGCCGTCGGCACGATCGCCTGCGTGGCGTTCGGCCGCCCGGCCCCGTCCAGCACGGTGAAGCGGGCCTCGAACAGATCCTTGCCCTTGAGCGCCAGCGCCTCGAGGGCGTCACCGGCGATCGGCCCGGCGATCGTCGCCGGGTCGAGGCGCTCGCGGATGGTCTTCTCGCTCCAGGCGGGTTCCTGCGCCGCTGCTGGCAGCGCCAGCGACGCGGCGACGGCGATGAAGGTAACATGGCGGAACATCAGGCAGCCTCCGCGATCTCGGTTCCGGCAAAGCGGGCAAAGCGGTCGTCGAGCGCGGCGAGCGCGTGCGCCGTCGCGGCCGAGAAGATCAGCTGGTCGACGTCCTCGGCGATCGAAAAGGCGGTGTCGGCGCCCGACCCGTCGATGGCGCTCTCGCGGATGCCGCGGCGGATCGCCGGCTCCAGCAGATCCATGGCGTGGGCGCCGGAGCCGGTGAACACGATGGGCAGCGGGTCGATCAGCGTGAAGACGCGGCCGAGCCCGTAGCCGATGGCAAGGCCGGCTTCCTCGAAGGCCGCGGCGGCCTCGCTCTCCCCGCCCCGCGCCAGCGCCGCGAGGCGGTGCATGTCGGCATCGCTGATGCGGCGGGTCGGCACGGCATCGACCTTGCCCTGCGCCCGGCGCCAGATGGCGTAGTCGCCGGCATAGGCCTCGACGCAGCCGTGATTGCCGCAGCGGCAGAGCGCCCCGCCGGGAATGTGGTTGATGTGCCCGAACTCGACCGCCGAGGAGCGCTGGCCCTGGAAGGTCGAGCCGCCAAGCCGCAGCCCCATGCCGACGCCGAAGCCGATGAACAGGGTGGCGAAGTCGCGGCCGCTGAACTCCGGTGTCCAGCGGAACGCCTCGGGCATCAGCGAACAGTCGTTGAAGACCTCGACCGCAGCGCCGGTCGCGGCGGCCAGCGGCGTCGCGATGTCGAGGTCGCGGGCCCTCAGCGCCGGCGACCAGAGGATGCGGGAGAGGCCGCTGTCGGTCTTGCCCTGAACGGCGACGATCAGCTTGCCGAAGTCGGGCCGGGGCCCTTTGCCGCCGGCTTCGTCGAGCAGCGCCAGGAGCGATCCCACGATCTCGTCGCGGCCGAGGCCCGAGAGGTCGCAGTCGCGCCGTGCCTCGCCGCGGACATTGCCGGCGTAGTCGGCAAAACGCACCGAGACCTCGCCGACGGCGAGCTTGCCGATCGCCACCGTCGCCGCCGAGGCGGCCAGCGCCAGCGCCTTGCCCGGGCGGCCGCGCCGCACCGTCCGCCCGTCGTCGTCGACCTCTGCCAGGATGCCGGCACGCAGCAGCGCCGTGGCGATCGCCGAGGCCGCCGACACCGAAAGCCCGGTGGCCTCGCTGACCGCCTTCCGGGTCGAGATGGGGGTGCGCCTCAGGTGGTCGATGACGGCATGGCGGTTGTGTGCGCGCACGTCGTCGGCATCGGTCTTGGCCAGCATTTGCGGCGTTTCCTCCCACCAGAGGCCCGCTCTCCCGGCGGGTTCCCATGGCCTGTGCCCGCCACGTTGACACGGATGAGATTTGCTGTCACCATTTTTTCCGAGGCTTGGAAAAAGTCTCGATCGGCCGGGAGAACGGGCCGTCTTCGAACGATCGGGCGCTGGGGCGCCGGGAGGAAAATCCATGAAGAATCTGAAGCTCGCGCTTGTCGGCGCGGTGTTCTCGATGGCTGTCGTCGGATCCGCGTCTGCCCAGGAGGGCAAGACGGTCGGCGTGTCCTGGTCGAACTTCCAGGAAGAGCGCTGGAAGACCGACGAGGCCGCCATCAAGAAGGCGCTCGAGGCCGCCGGTGCCACCTACATCTCCGCCGATGCGCAGTCCTCGGCCGCCAAGCAGCTCACCGACGTCGAGTCGCTGATCAGCCAGGGCGCCGACGCGCTGATCATCCTGGCGCAGGACTCCGACGCCATCGGACCGGCCGTCGAAGCGGCGGCGAACAACGGCATCCCGGTGGTCGGCTACGACCGGCTGATCGAGAACCCGAACGCCTTCTACATCACCTTCGACAACAAGGAAGTCGGGCGCATCCAGGCGCGTGAAGTGATGAAGGTGCAGCCGGAAGGCAACTACGCCTTCATCAAGGGCTCGTCGGCCGATCCGAACGCCGACTTCCTGTTCTCCGGCCAGATGGAAGTGCTCAAGGACGCCATCGATTCCGGCAAGATCAAGAATGTCGGCGAGGCCTACACGGACGGCTGGCTCCCCGCCAACGCCCAGCAGAACATGGAACAGATCCTGACTGCCAACAACAACGAGGTCGACGCCGTCGTCGCCTCGAACGACGGCACCGCCGGCGGCGCCATCGCCGCGCTGGAAGCGCAGGGTCTCGCCGGTTCGGTGCCGGTCTCCGGACAGGACGCCGACTTCGCCGCGCTCAACCGCATCGCCCGCGGCACGCAGACCGTGTCGGTCTGGAAGGACTCGCGCGAGCTCGGCAAGCGTGCGGCGGAGATCGCCCTCGATCTCGCCGACGGCACCGAGATGAACGCGATCGAAGGCGTCGAGACCTTCAACGGCGGCCCGAACGGCGTCGAGATGCAGTCGATCTTCCTGACCCCGGTGGCGATCACCCAGGAAAACCTCGACACCATCATCGATGCCGGCTGGGTATCGAAGGAAGTGGTCTGCCAGGGCGCGGATGCCTCCAAGGTCCCGGCCTGCGGCTGAACGACCTCGCGCAGCATCGTCAGGCGGCCGCCCCCGTGCGGCCGCCTGACACGTATCGAGGAAAGTCGCGGACCGCAGGTGACGGACGCGCCGGTTCCCGATACCGTCGGCACAACAACGAATGAGCCGAGCATGCGTCATCCCCCGGCGGCAGCCGGGAATGACGCGTAGCTCCGCCAGGGAGGCGGTCATGAGCCAAGCGACAACCGGACAGGCGGCCACCGCCGGCGCGGCCAGGGGCGGCGGCCTCGGCGGCTTCGTCCGCGCCACCGAGGTCGACACCCGCATGCTCGGCATGGTCGGGGCGCTGCTAGTCATCTGGGTGGTCTTCCACGTCCTTTCCGGCGGCATCTTCCTGTCGCCGCGCAACCTCTGGAACCTCACCGTCCAGACCGCCTCGATCGCGGTGATGGCGACCGGCATGGTGCTGGTCATCGTCACCCGCAACATCGACCTTTCGGTCGGCTCGATCCTCGGCTTCACCGGCATGGCGATGGCCGCGCTGCAGGTCGACTTCCTGCCGGACCTACTCGGCTACAACAGCCCCTTCACCTGGTTCATCACCCTCGTCGTCGGCGTCGCTATCGGCGTCGCGATCGGCGGCCTGCAGGGCTACGTCATCGCCTTTCTCGGCGTGCCCGCCTTCATCGTCACGCTGGGCGGCCTGCTGGTGTGGCGGGGCGGCGCCTGGTGGCTGACCTCGGGCCGCACCGTGGCGCCGCTCGACGACACGTTCCGGCTGATGGGCGGCGGCGCGACCGGCTCCCTCGGCGAGACCTGGACGTGGATCCTGGCGCTCGTCGCCTGCGTCGCCGTCGCGGTATCGCTGGTCGTCGCCCGCCGCCGCCGCCTCGGCTACGGCTTCCCGCTGCGGCCGGTCTGGGCGGAGGCGGCCATGGCGATCATCGCGTTTGCCGCGATCCTCGGCGCCGCCTGGATCCTCAACAGCTACCACTGGCCCTCGGCCATCGCCCGTCGCTATGCCGAGGCGCAGGGCATCGAGGCGCCGGAAGGCGGGCTGCAGATCGGCTACGGCGTCGCCGTGCCGGTGCTGATCGCCATCGTCGTCGGCATCGTCATGACCTTCGTCGCCCGCCGCACCCGCTTCGGCCGCTACGTCTTCGCCATCGGCGGCAACCCGGAAGCCGCCGAACTGGCCGGCATCAACACCCGCTGGGTGCTGATGAAGGTGTTCATGCTGATGGGCGGCCTCGCCGCCCTCGGCGCCGCGATCTCCACCGCGCGCCTCAACGCCGCCACCAACGCGCTCGGCACGCTCGACGAGCTCTACGTCATCGCCGCCGCGGTGATCGGCGGCACGTCGCTCGCCGGCGGCGCCGGCACGATCATCGGGGCGATGCTCGGCGCCCTGGTGATGCAGTCGCTGCAGTCGGGCATGGTGCTGCTGGGCGTCGACTCGCCACTGCAGTCGATCGTCGTCGGCATCGTGCTCGTCGTCGCGGTGTGGATCGATACCGTCTATCGCAGGAGGGCCGCATGAGCACGACGACGGAGGCCATCACCGACCACGGCCGTGGCCATCCCGCCACGGTCGACCGCAGCGGCGCGCCGCTGGTCGAACTCAAGGACATCTCGATCTCGTTCGGCGGCATCCATGCCGTGGAGCGGGCCTCGATCGATCTCTTTCCCGGCGAGGTCGTCGCCCTGCTCGGCCACAACGGCGCCGGCAAGTCGACGCTGATCAAGATCCTGTCGGGCGCCTACAAGCGCGACAGCGGCGAGATCTTCGTGCGCGGCGAGGCCGCTGCCATCGGCAATCCGCGCGACGCCAAGGCCTACGGGATAGAGACGATCTACCAGACGCTGGCGCTGGCGGACAACGTGGATGCGGCGGCGAACCTCTTCCTCGGCCGCGAGATCCTCACCGCCTGGGGCACGCTCGACGACGGCGCGATGGAGGCCGAGGCCCGCAAGGTGATGGGCCGGCTGAACCCGAACTTCCGCCGCTTCAAGGAGCCGGTGAAGGCGCTGTCGGGCGGCCAGCGCCAGTCCGTCGCCATCGCCCGGGCGATCCTGTTCAACGCCAAGATCCTGATCATGGACGAGCCGACCGCCGCGCTCGGCCCGCAGGAGACCGCGCAGGTGGGCGAACTGATCAAGGAGCTGAAGAAGGAAGACATCGGCATCTTCCTGATCAGCCACGACATCCACGACGTCTTCGACCTCGCCGACCGGGTCGTGGTGATGAAGAACGGCCAGGTCGTCGGCAGCGCCATGACCGGCGACGTCACCAAGGACGAGGTCCTCGGCATGATCATCCTCGGCAAGTGCCCGCCCGGCGCGACGCCCGGCCCCGGCGCGATGCAGGACTAAAGCGAAGGGGCGCCGAGAGGGCGCCCCTTTTGCTTACGGCATTCCCTTTCCGACGCATCTCGTGCCGGAAGGGATCAGCCGGCCATCGCCGCCTTCACCGCCGGATAGAGCCGGCGATAGCGCTCGTAGGCCGCCCTGTAGGCGCCCGCCTTGTCGCGCTCCGGGGTGAAGCGCCGGGCGATCGGCGGCTCGGTCATCACGGTTCTCGGGTCCTCGCCCGTCGCGGCGCAGAGGCCGAGCCGGGCGGCGCCGAAGGCAGCGCCGAAATCGCCGGCCTCCGGCAGCGCGATCTCGGTGTCCAGCACCGTCGCCATCAGCTTCAGCCAGTAGACCGAGCGCGAGCCCGCCCCGACGGCGATCAGCCGCTGCGGCGAGGTCCCGCCGCCCGCCTCGACGCAGTCACGCATCGAGTAGGCGACGCCCTCAAGCACCGCCCGCGTCATCGCCGCCCGGTCGCTGCCGGCATCGAGCCCGGCGAAGACGCCGCGAATGTCGGCATCGTTGTGCGGCGTGCGCTCGCCCGACAGATACGGCAGGAAGACCAGCCGCCCGGGCTCGCCGAGGTCCTCGCCGAGCGCACCGGTCAACGCCGCCGGCTCCTCCTTCAGGAGCTGCGACAGCCATTCGACCGAGCCGGCGGCCGAGAGCGTCACGCCCATCTGGTGCCACAGGCCCGGAATGGCGTGGCAGAACGTGTGGAGCGCCGTCTCCGGGACCGGATGATAGCCGGCGACCGCGGTGAACAGGACGCCGGAGGTGCCGAGCGACAGGAAGCCGGTGCCGGGTTCGGCGACGCCGACGCCGCAGGCGGACGCGGCATTGTCGCCGCCGCCGCCAGCGACCGCGATGCCCGGCGTCAGGCCGAAGCGCGTCGCGAGATCGGGGCGCAGCTGGCCGGAGACCTCCGTGCCCTCCACCAGTCGCGGCATGTGGTCGATCGACAGGCCGGTCTTCTCCAGCATCCGGCCGGACCAGTCGCGCCGGCCGGTATCGAGCCACGCCGTGCCGGCGGCGTCCGACATTTCCGACACCGCCTCGCCGGTGAGCCACAGCCGCAGATAATCCTTGGGCAGCAGGACGCGGCGGACCTTCTCGAAGATCGCCGGCTCGTTGCGGGCGACCCAGAGCAGCTTCGGCGCAGTGAAGCCCGGAAACACGATGTTGCCGGTGATGGCGCGGGATTCGTCGTCGTCGAGCTTGGCCGCTTCCTGGTGGCTGCGGGTGTCGTTCCACAGGATGCAGGGCCGCAGCACCTGATCGTCCGCGCCCAGCAGCGTCGCGCCGTGCATGTGGCCGGAGAGGCCGATGCCGGCGACGGCGGCGAGCGCCGCGCCATGCTCGGCCTTCAGCCTCTCCAGCGCGGTCTCGCAGGCGGCGATCCAGGCGGCCGGGTCCTGCTCCGACCAGCCGAAATGCGGCCGCTCGACGGTCAGCGGCACCGAGACCGAGGCGATGGGCCGCTGGTCCTCGCCGATGATCAGCGCCTTCAGCGACGACGTGCCGAGGTCGAGCCCGAGATAGTTGGTCATGCCATGTTCGTCTTTTCTGATGTCGCGCTCTCGTGGGACGGGCGGGCTCTTGGCCCGCCCTCCGAGGGTTCAGACGTAGCGGTTGACCACGCCTTCCAGATATTCCTGCCGGCCGGAGCGGGGCTGCGGGTCGAGGCCCAGCGCGCGGTCGGCGATCGTCTCTAGCGTGCGGTCGCCGGCGAGCATCGCCTTCGCCTCGTCGGTCTGCCAGCCGGCATAGCGGTCGGCGAGCGGCTGGCTCAGCGCGCCGTCGGCCAGCATCTGCTCGGCCGCCAGCAGCCCCCGGGCGCAGGCGTCCATCGAGGCAACATGGGCGATCAGCAGATCGTCCGGGTCGATCGACTGGCGGCGGATCTTGGCGTCGAAGTTGAGCCCGCCGGTGGTGAAGCCGCCATGCTGCAGCATCTCGTGGAAGACCAGAGCGATCTCGCGGACATCCATGGCGAACTGGTCGGTGTCCCAGCCGAGCAGGTCGTCGCCGCGATTGATGTCGAGCGAGCCGAACAGGTCGTGGGCGTAGGCCAGCTTGACCTCGTGGTCGAAGCTGTGGCCGGCGAGGATGGCGTGGTTCTGCTCGATGTTCATCTTCACGTCGGCGAGGAGATCGTATTTCTGCAGGAAGCCGAAAACGGTCGCGACGTCGAAATCGTACTGGTGCTTGGTCGGCTCCTTCGGCTTCGGCTCGATCAGGATCGGGCCGGCGAAGCCGATCTTGTGCTTGTAGTCGACGAGCATCGACAGGAAGCGGCCGAGTTGGTCCAGCTCCTGCTTCATGTCGGTGTTGAGCAGCGTCTCGTAGCCCTCGCGGCCGCCCCAGCAGACATAGTTCGCGCCGTTGAGGCGGTGCGTCGCG
It encodes:
- the xylA gene encoding xylose isomerase, which gives rise to MTAGNFFSHSQPIAFAGTGSRDPLAFRFYDKDRMVMGKRMEDHLRFSVAYWHSFTWPGGDPFGGETFNRPWMHGGDALALAKQKADVAFDMFRILDVPFFAFHDVDVAPEGETLQQSIDNLKVITDIFEEKMATDRVRLLWGTANLFSHRRYMAGAATNPDPDVFAYACGQVKAALDATHRLNGANYVCWGGREGYETLLNTDMKQELDQLGRFLSMLVDYKHKIGFAGPILIEPKPKEPTKHQYDFDVATVFGFLQKYDLLADVKMNIEQNHAILAGHSFDHEVKLAYAHDLFGSLDINRGDDLLGWDTDQFAMDVREIALVFHEMLQHGGFTTGGLNFDAKIRRQSIDPDDLLIAHVASMDACARGLLAAEQMLADGALSQPLADRYAGWQTDEAKAMLAGDRTLETIADRALGLDPQPRSGRQEYLEGVVNRYV
- the xylB gene encoding xylulokinase; protein product: MTNYLGLDLGTSSLKALIIGEDQRPIASVSVPLTVERPHFGWSEQDPAAWIAACETALERLKAEHGAALAAVAGIGLSGHMHGATLLGADDQVLRPCILWNDTRSHQEAAKLDDDESRAITGNIVFPGFTAPKLLWVARNEPAIFEKVRRVLLPKDYLRLWLTGEAVSEMSDAAGTAWLDTGRRDWSGRMLEKTGLSIDHMPRLVEGTEVSGQLRPDLATRFGLTPGIAVAGGGGDNAASACGVGVAEPGTGFLSLGTSGVLFTAVAGYHPVPETALHTFCHAIPGLWHQMGVTLSAAGSVEWLSQLLKEEPAALTGALGEDLGEPGRLVFLPYLSGERTPHNDADIRGVFAGLDAGSDRAAMTRAVLEGVAYSMRDCVEAGGGTSPQRLIAVGAGSRSVYWLKLMATVLDTEIALPEAGDFGAAFGAARLGLCAATGEDPRTVMTEPPIARRFTPERDKAGAYRAAYERYRRLYPAVKAAMAG